A window from Manis javanica isolate MJ-LG chromosome 10, MJ_LKY, whole genome shotgun sequence encodes these proteins:
- the SBF1 gene encoding myotubularin-related protein 5 isoform X7, which produces MARLADYFVLVAFGPHPRGSGEGQGQILQRFPEKDWEDNPFPQGIELFCQPSGWQLCPERNPPTFFVAVLTDINSERHYCACLTFWEPADPTQEAACAEDTAEREEEVDEGDPLRLSPSVPHPSGRLFAPKTLVLVSRLDHVEVFRNSLGLIYTIHVEGLSVGLENVIGNLLTCIIPLAGGSQRTISLGAGDRQVIQTPLADSLPVSRCSVALLFRQLGITNVLSLFCAALTEHKVLFLSRSYQRLSDACRGLLALLFPLRYSFTYVPILPAQLLEVLSTPTPFIIGVNAAFQAETQELLDVIVADLDGGTVTIPECVHIPPLPEPLQSQTHSVLSMVLDPELELADLAFPPPTMPASSLNIQDKELRAVFLRLFAQLLQGYRWCLHMVRVHPEPVIRFHKAAFLGQRGLVEDDFLMKVLEGMAFAGFVSERGVPYRPTDLFDELVAHEVARMRAEENHPQRVLRHVKELAEQLYKNENPYPAVSMHKVQRPGEASHLQQASRPFPRLDESMVQWIVDQATAKMQGAPPTVKAERRTSVPSGPPMTAILERSSGLHGNSARRLEVVRNCISYVFEGKMLEAKKLLPAVLRALKGRAARRCLAQELHLHVQQNRAVLDHRQFDFVVRMMNCCLQDCTSLDEHGIAAALLPLATAFCRKLSPGVTQFAYSCVQEHVVWSTPQFWEAMFYADVQTHIRALYLEPAEDQDPSQGGEAPAQDERSALDVASEQQRLWPTLSREKQQELVQKEESTVFSQAIHYASRMSYLLLPLDSSRSRLLRERAGLGDLESVSNSLVTSSMAGSVAESYDTESGFEDSETSDVAGAVVRFINRFVDKVCTESGVTSDHLKGLHVMVPDIVQMHVETLEAVHRESRRLPPIQKPKLLRPRLLPGEECVLDGLRVCLLPDGREGGAGGSGGGPALLPAEGAIFLTTYRVIFTGMPTDPLVGEQVVVRSFPVAALTKEKRVSVQTPTDQLLQDGLQLRSCTFQLLKMAFDEEVGSDSAELFRKQLQKLRYPPDLRGTFAFTLGSTHTVGRPPRTAKDKGPSLRTLSRNLVKNAKKTIGRQYVTRKKYNPPSWEHQGQPPSEDQEDEISVSEELEPSTLTPSLALKPSDRMTMSGLVERACCRDYQRLGLGTLSSSLSRAKSEPFRVSPVNRMYAICRSYPGLLIVPQSVQDNALQRVSRCYRQNRFPVVCWRSGRSKAVLLRSGGLHGKGVVGLFKAQNAPSPGQSQADSSSLEQEKYLQAVVSAMPRYADAAGRNTLSGFSLAHMGSHGKWGSVRASGRSSGLSTDVGSRLASRDMLGAPQANGTPPDPGFLRPQRAALYIIGDKAQLKGVRPDPLQQWELVPIEVFEARQVKASFKKLLKACVPGCPTAEPGPASFLRSLEDSEWLVQIHKLLQVSVLVVELLASGSSVLVSLEDGWDITTQVVSLVQLLSDPFYRTLEGFRLLVEKEWLSFGHRFSHRGAHTLAGQSSGFTPVFLQFLDCVYQVHLQFPMEFEFSQFYLKFLGYHHASRRFRTFLLDSDYERIELGLLYEEKGERRGPQACRSVWEYVDRLCKRTPMFYNYMYAPEDAEVLRPYSNVSNLKVWDFYTEETLSEGPPYDWELAQGPPEPPEEERPDGGAPQSRRRVVWPCYDSRPRAQPDAISRLLEELQRLETELGRPPERWKDAWDRVKAAQRLEGRPEGRGTPSSLLVSSVPHHRRSLGVYLQEGPVGSTLSLSLDSDQSSGSTTSGSRQAARRSTSTLYSQFQTAESENRSYEGTLYKKGAFMKPWKARWFVLDKTKHQLRYYDHRVDTECKGVIDLAEVETVAPGTPTMGAPKTVDEKAFFDVKTTRRVYNFCAQDVPSAQQWVDQIQGCLSDA; this is translated from the exons GGAGTGGGGAAGGCCAGGGCCAGATCCTGCAGCGCTTCCCAGAGAAGGACTGGGAGGACAACCCGTTCCCCCAGGGCATCGAGCTG TTTTGCCAGCCCAGTGGGTGGCAGCTGTGTCCTGAGAGGAACCCACCAACCTTCTTTGTTGCTGTTCTCACTGACATCAACTCCGAGAGGCACTACTGCGCCTGCTTGACCTTCTGGGAGCCGGCAGATCCCACACAG GAAGCGGCCTGCGCCGAGGACACTGCTgagagggaggaggaagtggaCGAGGGGGATCCTCTGCGACTGTCCCCCTCGGTGCCTCATCCGTCTGGCCGACTGTTTGCACCAAAGACACTGGTGCTGGTGTCTCGACTGGACCACGTGGAGGTGTTCAGG AACAGCCTGGGTCTCATCTACACCATCCATGTGGAGGGCCTGAGCGTGGGCCTGGAGAACGTCATTGGGAACCTGCTTACGTGCATCATCCCCCTGGCTGGGGGCTCCCAG AGAACCATCTCGCTGGGGGCTGGTGACCGGCAGGTCATTCAGACCCCGCTGGCTGACTCGCTGCCTGTCAGCCGCTGCAGTGTGGCCCTGCTCTTCCGCCAGCTGG GCATCACCAACGTGCTGTCTCTGTTCTGTGCCGCCCTCACGGAGCACAAGGTGCTCTTCCTGTCTCGCAGCTACCAGAGGCTCTCCGACGCTTGCCGAGGACTCTTGGCCCTGCTCTTCCCTCTCAGATACAG CTTCACCTACGTGCCCATCCTGCCGGCGCAGCTCCTGGAGGTCCTCAGCACTCCCACGCCCTTCATCATCGGCGTCAACGCTGCTTTCCAGGCAGAGACCCAGGAGCTG CTGGACGTGATTGTTGCTGATCTGGATGGAGGGACGGTGACCATCCCCGAATGTGTGCACATTCCACCCCTGCCAGAGCCGCTGCAGAGTCAGACACACAGTGTTCTGAGCATG gTCCTGGATCCAGAGCTGGAGTTGGCAGATCTTGCCTTCCCACCACCCACAATGCCTGCTTCCTCACTGAATATACAG GACAAGGAACTGCGTGCCGTCTTCCTGCGGCTCTTTGCTCAGCTCCTGCAGGGCTACCGCTGGTGTCTGCACATGGTCCGTGTCCACCCCGAGCCCGTCATCCGCTTCCACAAG GCAGCCTTCCTGGGCCAGCGCGGGCTGGTGGAGGACGACTTCCTGATGAAGGTGCTGGAGGGCATGGCCTTTGCAGGCTTTGTGTCGGAGCGTGGAGTCCCCTACCGCCCCACGGACCTGTTTGATGAG CTGGTGGCCCACGAGGTAGCACGGATGCGGGCAGAAGAGAACCACCCCCAGCGAGTCCTGCGTCATGTCAAGGAATTGGCGGAACAGCTCTATAAGAAC GAGAACCCATACCCTGCCGTGTCCATGCATAAGGTCCAGAGGCCAGGGGAGGCCAGTCACCTGCAGCAGGCATCCCGGCCATTCCCCCGGCTGGACGAGAGCATGGTGCAGTGGATCGTGGACCAGGCCACAGCCAAGATGCAGGGCGCGCCCCCCACGGTGAAGGCTGAGAGGAGGACCAGCGTGCCCTCGGGGCCCCCCATGA CTGCTATCCTGGAGCGGAGCAGTGGGCTCCATGGCAACAGTGCACGCCGGCTTGAGGTGGTTCGAAACTGCATCTCCTATGTGTTCGAGGGGAAGATGCTCGAAGCCAAGAAG CTGCTCCCAGCCGTGCTGAGGGCCCTGAAGGGGCGAGCGGCCCGCCGCTGCCTCGCCCAGGAGCTGCACCTGCACGTGCAGCAGAACCGAGCGGTCCTGGACCACCGGCAGTTTGACTTTGTCGTCCGCATGATGAACTGCTGCCTGcag GATTGCACCTCCCTGGACGAGCACGGCATCGCAGCTGCTCTGCTGCCCCTGGCCACGGCCTTCTGCCGG AAGCTGAGCCCGGGGGTGACGCAGTTTGCATACAGCTGCGTGCAGGAGCACGTGGTGTGGAGCACACCGCAGTTCTGGGAGGCGATGTTCTACGCAGACGTTCAGACCCACATCCGGGCCCTCTACCTGGAGCCTGCCGAGGACCAAGACCCCTCACAG GGAGGAGAAGCGCCTGCACAGGACGAGCGCTCTGCCCTGGACGTGGCATCTGAGCAGCAGCGCCTGTGGCCGACCCTGAGCCGCGAGAAGCAGCAGGAGCTGGTGCAGAAGGAGGAGAGCACGGTGTTCAGCCAGGCCATCCACTACGCCAGCCGCATGAGCTACCTGCTGCTGCCCCTGGACAGCAGCAGAAGCCGGCTGCTGCGGGAGCGCGCGGGGCTGGGTGACCTGGAGAGCGTCAGCAACAGCCTGGTCACCAGCAG CATGGCGGGCAGTGTGGCGGAGAGCTATGACACAGAAAGTGGTTTTGAAGACTCGGAGACCAGTGATGTGGCCGGTGCCGTGGTCCGCTTCATCAACCGCTTCGTAGACAAGGTCTGCACAGAGAGTGGGGTCACCAGCGACCACCTCAAGGGGCTGCACGTCATGGTGCCAG ACATCGTCCAGATGCACGTTGAGACCCTGGAGGCCGTACACCGAGAGAGCAGAAGGCTGCCTCCCATCCAGAAG CCCAAGCTGCTGCGGCCACGCCTTCTGCCTGGCGAGGAGTGTGTGCTGGATGGCCTGCGTGTCTGCCTGCTGCCGGATGGACGTGAGGGGGGCGCAGGCGGTAGCGGTGGGGGGCCCGCACTGCTGCCAGCCGAGGGTGCCATCTTCCTCACCACCTACCGGGTCATCTTCACAGGGATGCCCACCGACCCGCTGG TGGGGGAACAGGTGGTGGTCCGCTCCTTCCCTGTGGCTGCACTCACCAAGGAGAAGCGAGTCAGCGTCCAGACCCCCACAGACCAACTCCTACAGGACGGGCTGCAGCTACGCTCCTGCACATTCCAG CTGCTGAAGATGGCCTTCGACGAGGAGGTGGGGTCTGACAGCGCTGAGCTCTTCCGGAAGCAGCTGCAGAAGTTGCGCTACCCGCCAGACCTCAGGGGCACCTTCGCCTTCACCCTGGGCTCCACCCACACAGTTGGCCGGCCACCCCGCACTGCCAAGGACAAGGGTCCCTCCCTTAG GACTCTTTCTCGGAACCTCGTGAAAAACGCCAAGAAGACCATTGGGCGTCAGTATGTCACTCGGAAGAAGTATAATCCCCCGAGCTGGGAGCACCAGGGCCAGCCGCCCTCTGAGGACCAGGAAGATGAGATCTCAG TTTCGGAGGAGCTGGAGCCCAGCACGCTGACCCCTTCCTTGGCCCTGAAGCCCTCGGACCGCATGACCATGAGTGGGCTGGTGGAACGGGCATGCTGCCGGGACTACCAGCGCCTGGGCCTGGGCACGCTGAGCAGCAGTCTGAGCCGCGCCAAGTCTGAGCCCTTCCGTGTCTCCCCGGTCAACCGCATGTACGCCATCTGCCGCAG CTACCCCGGGCTGCTGATCGTCCCCCAGAGTGTCCAGGACAACGCCCTGCAGCGCGTCTCCCGTTGCTACCGCCAGAACCGCTTCCCCGTGGTCTGCTGGCGCAGTGGGCGCTCCAAGGCTGTGCTGCTGCGCTCAGGGGGCCTGCACGGCAAGGGTGTCGTCGGCCTCTTCAAGGCCCAAAACGCGCCTTCTCCAG gCCAGTCCCAGGCGGACTCCAGCAGCTTGGAGCAGGAGAAGTACCTGCAGGCTGTGGTCAGCGCCATGCCCCGCTACGCAGATGCTGCAGGTCGGAACACCCTCAGCGGCTTCTCTTTGGCCCACATGGGCAGCCATG GTAAATGGGGCAGTGTCCGGGCCAGTGGGCGCAGCAGTGGGCTCAGCACTGATGTTGGCTCCCGGCTAGCAAGCAGAGACATGCTGGGTGCCCCCCAGGCCAATGGGACCCCCCCCGACCCAGGCTTTCTTCGGCCCCAGCGTGCAGCGCTCTACATCATTGGGGACAAAGCCCAGCTCAAG GGCGTGCGGCCAGACCCCCTGCAGCAGTGGGAGCTGGTGCCCATCGAGGTGTTTGAGGCCCGGCAGGTGAAGGCCAGCTTCAAGAAGCTGCTGAAGGCGTGCGTCCCTGGCTGTCCCACGGCCGAGCCCGGTCCGGCCTCCTTCCTGCGCTCGCTGGAGGACTCAGAGTGGCTGGTCCAG ATCCACAAGCTGCTGCAGGTCTCGGTGCTGGTGGTGGAGCTCCTGGCCTCGGGCTCCTCTGTCCTGGTGAGCCTGGAGGACGGCTGGGACATCACCACCCAG GTGGTGTCCCTCGTGCAGCTGCTCTCGGACCCCTTCTACCGCACCCTGGAGGGCTTCCGTCTGCTGGTGGAGAAGGAGTGGCTGTCCTTTGGCCACCGATTCAGCCACCGTGGCGCCCACACCCTGGCTGGGCAGAGCAGTGGCTTCACGCCCGTCTTCCTACAGTTCCTGGACTGTGTGTACCAG GTTCACCTGCAGTTTCCCATGGAGTTCGAGTTCAGCCAGTTCTACCTCAAGTTCCTTGGTTACCACCATGCATCCCGCCGCTTCCGGACCTTTCTGCTCGACTCGGATTACGAACGCATAGAGCTGG GGCTATTGTATGAGGAGAAGGGGGAGCGCAGGGGCCCGCAGGCGTGCAGGTCCGTGTGGGAGTATGTGGACCGGCTGTGTAAGAGGACACCCATGTTCTACAACTACATGTATGCGCCCGAGGATGCTGAG GTCCTGCGGCCCTACAGCAACGTGTCCAACCTGAAGGTGTGGGACTTCTACACTGAGGAGACGTTGTCTGAGGGCCCCCCTTATGACTGGGAGCTAGCCCAGGGGCCACCTGAGCCCCCAGAGGAGGAACGGCCTGATGGGGGCGCTCCCCAGAGCAGGCGCCGGGTGGTGTGGCCATGCTACGACAGCCGCCCCCGGGCCCAGCCCGATGCCATCTCACGCCTGCTGGAG GAGCTGCAGCGGCTGGAGACGGAGCTGGGCCGCCCTCCCGAGCGCTGGAAGGATGCCTGGGATCGGGTGAAGGCCGCACAGCGCCTGGAAGGCCGGCCAGAGGGACGT ggcacccccagctccctgctgGTGTCCAGCGTGCCACACCACCGCCGCTCGCTGGGTGTGTACCTGCAGGAGGGCCCCGTGGGCTCCACCCTGAGCCTCAGCTTGGACAGTGACCAGAGCAGCGGCTCAACCACATCTGGCTCCCGCCAGGCCGCACGCCGCAGCACGAGCACCCTGTACAGCCAGTTCCAGACCGCCGAGAGTGAGAACAG GTCCTACGAGGGCACCCTGTACAAGAAGGGGGCCTTCATGAAGCCCTGGAAGGCCCGCTGGTTCGTGCTGGACAAGACCAAGCACCAG CTGCGCTACTACGACCACCGCGTGGACACCGAGTGCAAGGGCGTCATCGACCTGGCCGAGGTGGAGACTGTGGCGCCAGGCACCCCCACCATGGGTGCCCCCAAAACTGTGGATGAGAAGGCCTTCTTTGAc GTGAAGACCACGCGTCGTGTTTACAACTTCTGTGCCCAGGACGTGCCATCAGCCCAGCAGTGGGTGGACCAGATCCAGGGCTGCCTGTCGGATGCCTGA
- the SBF1 gene encoding myotubularin-related protein 5 isoform X1 produces MARLADYFVLVAFGPHPRGSGEGQGQILQRFPEKDWEDNPFPQGIELFCQPSGWQLCPERNPPTFFVAVLTDINSERHYCACLTFWEPADPTQEAACAEDTAEREEEVDEGDPLRLSPSVPHPSGRLFAPKTLVLVSRLDHVEVFRNSLGLIYTIHVEGLSVGLENVIGNLLTCIIPLAGGSQRTISLGAGDRQVIQTPLADSLPVSRCSVALLFRQLGITNVLSLFCAALTEHKVLFLSRSYQRLSDACRGLLALLFPLRYSFTYVPILPAQLLEVLSTPTPFIIGVNAAFQAETQELLDVIVADLDGGTVTIPECVHIPPLPEPLQSQTHSVLSMVLDPELELADLAFPPPTMPASSLNIQDKELRAVFLRLFAQLLQGYRWCLHMVRVHPEPVIRFHKAAFLGQRGLVEDDFLMKVLEGMAFAGFVSERGVPYRPTDLFDELVAHEVARMRAEENHPQRVLRHVKELAEQLYKNENPYPAVSMHKVQRPGEASHLQQASRPFPRLDESMVQWIVDQATAKMQGAPPTVKAERRTSVPSGPPMTAILERSSGLHGNSARRLEVVRNCISYVFEGKMLEAKKLLPAVLRALKGRAARRCLAQELHLHVQQNRAVLDHRQFDFVVRMMNCCLQDCTSLDEHGIAAALLPLATAFCRKLSPGVTQFAYSCVQEHVVWSTPQFWEAMFYADVQTHIRALYLEPAEDQDPSQGGEAPAQDERSALDVASEQQRLWPTLSREKQQELVQKEESTVFSQAIHYASRMSYLLLPLDSSRSRLLRERAGLGDLESVSNSLVTSSMAGSVAESYDTESGFEDSETSDVAGAVVRFINRFVDKVCTESGVTSDHLKGLHVMVPDIVQMHVETLEAVHRESRRLPPIQKPKLLRPRLLPGEECVLDGLRVCLLPDGREGGAGGSGGGPALLPAEGAIFLTTYRVIFTGMPTDPLVGEQVVVRSFPVAALTKEKRVSVQTPTDQLLQDGLQLRSCTFQLLKMAFDEEVGSDSAELFRKQLQKLRYPPDLRGTFAFTLGSTHTVGRPPRTAKDKGPSLRTLSRNLVKNAKKTIGRQYVTRKKYNPPSWEHQGQPPSEDQEDEISVSEELEPSTLTPSLALKPSDRMTMSGLVERACCRDYQRLGLGTLSSSLSRAKSEPFRVSPVNRMYAICRSYPGLLIVPQSVQDNALQRVSRCYRQNRFPVVCWRSGRSKAVLLRSGGLHGKGVVGLFKAQNAPSPGQSQADSSSLEQEKYLQAVVSAMPRYADAAGRNTLSGFSLAHMGSHVPSPRARVTTLSNPMAASASRRTAPRGKWGSVRASGRSSGLSTDVGSRLASRDMLGAPQANGTPPDPGFLRPQRAALYIIGDKAQLKGVRPDPLQQWELVPIEVFEARQVKASFKKLLKACVPGCPTAEPGPASFLRSLEDSEWLVQIHKLLQVSVLVVELLASGSSVLVSLEDGWDITTQVVSLVQLLSDPFYRTLEGFRLLVEKEWLSFGHRFSHRGAHTLAGQSSGFTPVFLQFLDCVYQVHLQFPMEFEFSQFYLKFLGYHHASRRFRTFLLDSDYERIELGLLYEEKGERRGPQACRSVWEYVDRLCKRTPMFYNYMYAPEDAEVLRPYSNVSNLKVWDFYTEETLSEGPPYDWELAQGPPEPPEEERPDGGAPQSRRRVVWPCYDSRPRAQPDAISRLLEELQRLETELGRPPERWKDAWDRVKAAQRLEGRPEGRVSGGTPSSLLVSSVPHHRRSLGVYLQEGPVGSTLSLSLDSDQSSGSTTSGSRQAARRSTSTLYSQFQTAESENRSYEGTLYKKGAFMKPWKARWFVLDKTKHQLRYYDHRVDTECKGVIDLAEVETVAPGTPTMGAPKTVDEKAFFDVKTTRRVYNFCAQDVPSAQQWVDQIQGCLSDA; encoded by the exons GGAGTGGGGAAGGCCAGGGCCAGATCCTGCAGCGCTTCCCAGAGAAGGACTGGGAGGACAACCCGTTCCCCCAGGGCATCGAGCTG TTTTGCCAGCCCAGTGGGTGGCAGCTGTGTCCTGAGAGGAACCCACCAACCTTCTTTGTTGCTGTTCTCACTGACATCAACTCCGAGAGGCACTACTGCGCCTGCTTGACCTTCTGGGAGCCGGCAGATCCCACACAG GAAGCGGCCTGCGCCGAGGACACTGCTgagagggaggaggaagtggaCGAGGGGGATCCTCTGCGACTGTCCCCCTCGGTGCCTCATCCGTCTGGCCGACTGTTTGCACCAAAGACACTGGTGCTGGTGTCTCGACTGGACCACGTGGAGGTGTTCAGG AACAGCCTGGGTCTCATCTACACCATCCATGTGGAGGGCCTGAGCGTGGGCCTGGAGAACGTCATTGGGAACCTGCTTACGTGCATCATCCCCCTGGCTGGGGGCTCCCAG AGAACCATCTCGCTGGGGGCTGGTGACCGGCAGGTCATTCAGACCCCGCTGGCTGACTCGCTGCCTGTCAGCCGCTGCAGTGTGGCCCTGCTCTTCCGCCAGCTGG GCATCACCAACGTGCTGTCTCTGTTCTGTGCCGCCCTCACGGAGCACAAGGTGCTCTTCCTGTCTCGCAGCTACCAGAGGCTCTCCGACGCTTGCCGAGGACTCTTGGCCCTGCTCTTCCCTCTCAGATACAG CTTCACCTACGTGCCCATCCTGCCGGCGCAGCTCCTGGAGGTCCTCAGCACTCCCACGCCCTTCATCATCGGCGTCAACGCTGCTTTCCAGGCAGAGACCCAGGAGCTG CTGGACGTGATTGTTGCTGATCTGGATGGAGGGACGGTGACCATCCCCGAATGTGTGCACATTCCACCCCTGCCAGAGCCGCTGCAGAGTCAGACACACAGTGTTCTGAGCATG gTCCTGGATCCAGAGCTGGAGTTGGCAGATCTTGCCTTCCCACCACCCACAATGCCTGCTTCCTCACTGAATATACAG GACAAGGAACTGCGTGCCGTCTTCCTGCGGCTCTTTGCTCAGCTCCTGCAGGGCTACCGCTGGTGTCTGCACATGGTCCGTGTCCACCCCGAGCCCGTCATCCGCTTCCACAAG GCAGCCTTCCTGGGCCAGCGCGGGCTGGTGGAGGACGACTTCCTGATGAAGGTGCTGGAGGGCATGGCCTTTGCAGGCTTTGTGTCGGAGCGTGGAGTCCCCTACCGCCCCACGGACCTGTTTGATGAG CTGGTGGCCCACGAGGTAGCACGGATGCGGGCAGAAGAGAACCACCCCCAGCGAGTCCTGCGTCATGTCAAGGAATTGGCGGAACAGCTCTATAAGAAC GAGAACCCATACCCTGCCGTGTCCATGCATAAGGTCCAGAGGCCAGGGGAGGCCAGTCACCTGCAGCAGGCATCCCGGCCATTCCCCCGGCTGGACGAGAGCATGGTGCAGTGGATCGTGGACCAGGCCACAGCCAAGATGCAGGGCGCGCCCCCCACGGTGAAGGCTGAGAGGAGGACCAGCGTGCCCTCGGGGCCCCCCATGA CTGCTATCCTGGAGCGGAGCAGTGGGCTCCATGGCAACAGTGCACGCCGGCTTGAGGTGGTTCGAAACTGCATCTCCTATGTGTTCGAGGGGAAGATGCTCGAAGCCAAGAAG CTGCTCCCAGCCGTGCTGAGGGCCCTGAAGGGGCGAGCGGCCCGCCGCTGCCTCGCCCAGGAGCTGCACCTGCACGTGCAGCAGAACCGAGCGGTCCTGGACCACCGGCAGTTTGACTTTGTCGTCCGCATGATGAACTGCTGCCTGcag GATTGCACCTCCCTGGACGAGCACGGCATCGCAGCTGCTCTGCTGCCCCTGGCCACGGCCTTCTGCCGG AAGCTGAGCCCGGGGGTGACGCAGTTTGCATACAGCTGCGTGCAGGAGCACGTGGTGTGGAGCACACCGCAGTTCTGGGAGGCGATGTTCTACGCAGACGTTCAGACCCACATCCGGGCCCTCTACCTGGAGCCTGCCGAGGACCAAGACCCCTCACAG GGAGGAGAAGCGCCTGCACAGGACGAGCGCTCTGCCCTGGACGTGGCATCTGAGCAGCAGCGCCTGTGGCCGACCCTGAGCCGCGAGAAGCAGCAGGAGCTGGTGCAGAAGGAGGAGAGCACGGTGTTCAGCCAGGCCATCCACTACGCCAGCCGCATGAGCTACCTGCTGCTGCCCCTGGACAGCAGCAGAAGCCGGCTGCTGCGGGAGCGCGCGGGGCTGGGTGACCTGGAGAGCGTCAGCAACAGCCTGGTCACCAGCAG CATGGCGGGCAGTGTGGCGGAGAGCTATGACACAGAAAGTGGTTTTGAAGACTCGGAGACCAGTGATGTGGCCGGTGCCGTGGTCCGCTTCATCAACCGCTTCGTAGACAAGGTCTGCACAGAGAGTGGGGTCACCAGCGACCACCTCAAGGGGCTGCACGTCATGGTGCCAG ACATCGTCCAGATGCACGTTGAGACCCTGGAGGCCGTACACCGAGAGAGCAGAAGGCTGCCTCCCATCCAGAAG CCCAAGCTGCTGCGGCCACGCCTTCTGCCTGGCGAGGAGTGTGTGCTGGATGGCCTGCGTGTCTGCCTGCTGCCGGATGGACGTGAGGGGGGCGCAGGCGGTAGCGGTGGGGGGCCCGCACTGCTGCCAGCCGAGGGTGCCATCTTCCTCACCACCTACCGGGTCATCTTCACAGGGATGCCCACCGACCCGCTGG TGGGGGAACAGGTGGTGGTCCGCTCCTTCCCTGTGGCTGCACTCACCAAGGAGAAGCGAGTCAGCGTCCAGACCCCCACAGACCAACTCCTACAGGACGGGCTGCAGCTACGCTCCTGCACATTCCAG CTGCTGAAGATGGCCTTCGACGAGGAGGTGGGGTCTGACAGCGCTGAGCTCTTCCGGAAGCAGCTGCAGAAGTTGCGCTACCCGCCAGACCTCAGGGGCACCTTCGCCTTCACCCTGGGCTCCACCCACACAGTTGGCCGGCCACCCCGCACTGCCAAGGACAAGGGTCCCTCCCTTAG GACTCTTTCTCGGAACCTCGTGAAAAACGCCAAGAAGACCATTGGGCGTCAGTATGTCACTCGGAAGAAGTATAATCCCCCGAGCTGGGAGCACCAGGGCCAGCCGCCCTCTGAGGACCAGGAAGATGAGATCTCAG TTTCGGAGGAGCTGGAGCCCAGCACGCTGACCCCTTCCTTGGCCCTGAAGCCCTCGGACCGCATGACCATGAGTGGGCTGGTGGAACGGGCATGCTGCCGGGACTACCAGCGCCTGGGCCTGGGCACGCTGAGCAGCAGTCTGAGCCGCGCCAAGTCTGAGCCCTTCCGTGTCTCCCCGGTCAACCGCATGTACGCCATCTGCCGCAG CTACCCCGGGCTGCTGATCGTCCCCCAGAGTGTCCAGGACAACGCCCTGCAGCGCGTCTCCCGTTGCTACCGCCAGAACCGCTTCCCCGTGGTCTGCTGGCGCAGTGGGCGCTCCAAGGCTGTGCTGCTGCGCTCAGGGGGCCTGCACGGCAAGGGTGTCGTCGGCCTCTTCAAGGCCCAAAACGCGCCTTCTCCAG gCCAGTCCCAGGCGGACTCCAGCAGCTTGGAGCAGGAGAAGTACCTGCAGGCTGTGGTCAGCGCCATGCCCCGCTACGCAGATGCTGCAGGTCGGAACACCCTCAGCGGCTTCTCTTTGGCCCACATGGGCAGCCATG TGCCCAGCCCCCGAGCCAGGGTCACCACGCTGTCCAACCCCATGGCGGCCTCGGCCTCCAGACGGACTGCACCCCGAG GTAAATGGGGCAGTGTCCGGGCCAGTGGGCGCAGCAGTGGGCTCAGCACTGATGTTGGCTCCCGGCTAGCAAGCAGAGACATGCTGGGTGCCCCCCAGGCCAATGGGACCCCCCCCGACCCAGGCTTTCTTCGGCCCCAGCGTGCAGCGCTCTACATCATTGGGGACAAAGCCCAGCTCAAG GGCGTGCGGCCAGACCCCCTGCAGCAGTGGGAGCTGGTGCCCATCGAGGTGTTTGAGGCCCGGCAGGTGAAGGCCAGCTTCAAGAAGCTGCTGAAGGCGTGCGTCCCTGGCTGTCCCACGGCCGAGCCCGGTCCGGCCTCCTTCCTGCGCTCGCTGGAGGACTCAGAGTGGCTGGTCCAG ATCCACAAGCTGCTGCAGGTCTCGGTGCTGGTGGTGGAGCTCCTGGCCTCGGGCTCCTCTGTCCTGGTGAGCCTGGAGGACGGCTGGGACATCACCACCCAG GTGGTGTCCCTCGTGCAGCTGCTCTCGGACCCCTTCTACCGCACCCTGGAGGGCTTCCGTCTGCTGGTGGAGAAGGAGTGGCTGTCCTTTGGCCACCGATTCAGCCACCGTGGCGCCCACACCCTGGCTGGGCAGAGCAGTGGCTTCACGCCCGTCTTCCTACAGTTCCTGGACTGTGTGTACCAG GTTCACCTGCAGTTTCCCATGGAGTTCGAGTTCAGCCAGTTCTACCTCAAGTTCCTTGGTTACCACCATGCATCCCGCCGCTTCCGGACCTTTCTGCTCGACTCGGATTACGAACGCATAGAGCTGG GGCTATTGTATGAGGAGAAGGGGGAGCGCAGGGGCCCGCAGGCGTGCAGGTCCGTGTGGGAGTATGTGGACCGGCTGTGTAAGAGGACACCCATGTTCTACAACTACATGTATGCGCCCGAGGATGCTGAG GTCCTGCGGCCCTACAGCAACGTGTCCAACCTGAAGGTGTGGGACTTCTACACTGAGGAGACGTTGTCTGAGGGCCCCCCTTATGACTGGGAGCTAGCCCAGGGGCCACCTGAGCCCCCAGAGGAGGAACGGCCTGATGGGGGCGCTCCCCAGAGCAGGCGCCGGGTGGTGTGGCCATGCTACGACAGCCGCCCCCGGGCCCAGCCCGATGCCATCTCACGCCTGCTGGAG GAGCTGCAGCGGCTGGAGACGGAGCTGGGCCGCCCTCCCGAGCGCTGGAAGGATGCCTGGGATCGGGTGAAGGCCGCACAGCGCCTGGAAGGCCGGCCAGAGGGACGTGTGAGTGGG ggcacccccagctccctgctgGTGTCCAGCGTGCCACACCACCGCCGCTCGCTGGGTGTGTACCTGCAGGAGGGCCCCGTGGGCTCCACCCTGAGCCTCAGCTTGGACAGTGACCAGAGCAGCGGCTCAACCACATCTGGCTCCCGCCAGGCCGCACGCCGCAGCACGAGCACCCTGTACAGCCAGTTCCAGACCGCCGAGAGTGAGAACAG GTCCTACGAGGGCACCCTGTACAAGAAGGGGGCCTTCATGAAGCCCTGGAAGGCCCGCTGGTTCGTGCTGGACAAGACCAAGCACCAG CTGCGCTACTACGACCACCGCGTGGACACCGAGTGCAAGGGCGTCATCGACCTGGCCGAGGTGGAGACTGTGGCGCCAGGCACCCCCACCATGGGTGCCCCCAAAACTGTGGATGAGAAGGCCTTCTTTGAc GTGAAGACCACGCGTCGTGTTTACAACTTCTGTGCCCAGGACGTGCCATCAGCCCAGCAGTGGGTGGACCAGATCCAGGGCTGCCTGTCGGATGCCTGA